The proteins below are encoded in one region of Halocatena salina:
- the gfo6 gene encoding D-xylose 1-dehydrogenase Gfo6 yields the protein MIDWIDSYETRRWQSTTEGTVRYALLGLGWWTVDVALPAIAASELGEVTVLVSSSTDKAERIAAENDVPRGISYEEYHDGVATDAYDAVYVGTPNAYHLEYVETAAAHGKDVLCEKPMESTVERAQRMVESCAAAGTELMIGYRMHTDPAVQRARELIEDGFLGEPVSVRGHNSQPLLEMIPDPDQWRLDPDRTGYGTTVMDLGIYSINTTRFLLDRDPIAVQSRMASTHDAFDDVPDERSASLLAFEDCEMVSTASQNAHEDTRLTITGTHGQIELRPAFHGECGLHLSRNDLSIDVTHETFDAERETTELFEYFSDRLLSDGDIYPDGRHGLMDMRIIEAIYEAGETGDVIEL from the coding sequence TCCGATACGCGCTGTTGGGACTCGGGTGGTGGACCGTCGATGTCGCCCTGCCCGCGATCGCGGCCTCCGAGCTCGGTGAGGTGACTGTTCTCGTGAGCAGTTCTACGGACAAAGCCGAGCGAATCGCTGCGGAGAACGACGTCCCTCGGGGCATCAGCTACGAGGAGTACCACGACGGCGTCGCAACCGACGCGTACGACGCTGTGTACGTCGGAACTCCGAACGCGTACCACCTCGAATACGTCGAAACGGCGGCTGCACACGGAAAGGACGTGCTCTGTGAGAAGCCGATGGAGAGCACGGTCGAACGGGCCCAGCGGATGGTCGAAAGCTGTGCCGCCGCTGGCACCGAACTGATGATCGGCTACCGGATGCACACCGACCCAGCTGTCCAACGCGCGCGCGAACTCATCGAAGACGGATTTCTCGGGGAACCGGTTTCCGTCCGCGGCCACAACAGCCAGCCTTTGTTAGAAATGATTCCAGACCCGGATCAGTGGCGGCTCGATCCCGACCGAACCGGGTACGGAACCACGGTGATGGATCTTGGGATCTACTCGATCAACACGACGCGCTTTCTGCTGGACCGCGACCCCATCGCCGTCCAGTCCCGAATGGCTTCGACCCACGACGCGTTCGACGATGTTCCCGACGAACGGTCCGCCTCACTCCTCGCTTTCGAGGACTGTGAGATGGTCTCGACCGCGAGTCAGAACGCTCACGAGGATACCCGTCTCACGATCACCGGAACGCACGGACAGATCGAACTCAGGCCGGCCTTTCACGGGGAGTGTGGATTACATCTTTCCCGAAACGATCTCTCGATCGATGTGACCCACGAAACGTTCGACGCCGAACGGGAGACGACAGAACTGTTCGAGTATTTCTCTGACAGACTGCTCAGCGACGGTGATATCTATCCCGACGGCCGCCACGGACTCATGGATATGCGCATCATCGAGGCGATCTACGAGGCCGGAGAAACCGGAGACGTGATCGAGCTGTAA
- a CDS encoding ABC transporter ATP-binding protein, with protein sequence MVAIETTALTKQFEDVTAVEELNLRIEEGEIFGFLGPNGAGKSTTINMLLDFHRPTSGSATVLGYDAQDETDAIRRRVGVLPEGIELYGRLTAREHLELCVQMKDAADDPDAVLDRVGLNDAGDRPVSGFSKGMAQRLALGIALIGSPDLLILDEPTSGLDPNGIQEFRELLRAEAESGTTIFFSSHVLSEVEAVCDRVGIMNEGTLVALDTIDNLREHAGSGGIVDLTLESVPEDLSLGQLEGVSDVTIDGTDLHAVCTTPQAKVDVIRRVDRVATVTGIVVEETSLEDLFNEYTNGERGASGETEASAEVIA encoded by the coding sequence ATGGTCGCCATCGAAACCACGGCCCTCACGAAGCAGTTCGAAGATGTCACTGCTGTTGAAGAGTTGAATCTTCGGATCGAGGAAGGAGAGATATTCGGGTTTCTCGGACCGAACGGTGCCGGGAAATCGACGACGATCAACATGCTACTGGATTTTCACCGTCCGACATCGGGATCAGCGACCGTGCTTGGATACGATGCACAGGACGAAACCGACGCGATCCGACGCCGGGTAGGCGTCCTTCCGGAGGGAATAGAGCTGTACGGCCGGCTCACGGCCCGCGAGCACCTTGAGCTGTGTGTTCAGATGAAAGACGCCGCTGACGATCCCGACGCCGTGTTGGATCGTGTTGGATTGAACGACGCCGGGGATCGTCCGGTGAGTGGGTTCTCGAAGGGAATGGCCCAGCGGCTCGCGCTGGGAATCGCGTTGATCGGATCACCAGATCTCCTCATTCTCGACGAGCCGACGTCCGGACTGGATCCTAACGGCATTCAGGAGTTCCGCGAACTCCTCCGTGCAGAGGCCGAATCGGGAACGACCATCTTCTTTTCGAGTCACGTTCTCTCGGAAGTCGAAGCGGTTTGTGACCGGGTGGGCATCATGAACGAGGGAACTCTCGTGGCGCTCGACACGATCGACAACCTTCGAGAACACGCTGGTTCGGGTGGCATTGTCGATCTCACCCTCGAATCCGTGCCCGAGGATCTCTCGCTCGGACAACTTGAGGGAGTCTCAGATGTTACGATCGACGGCACTGACCTCCATGCCGTCTGTACGACCCCCCAAGCGAAGGTAGACGTGATTCGCCGCGTAGATCGGGTAGCAACGGTCACCGGGATCGTTGTCGAGGAGACGTCGCTCGAAGACCTGTTTAACGAGTACACCAACGGTGAACGAGGGGCGTCCGGAGAAACGGAAGCCTCCGCGGAGGTGATCGCATGA
- a CDS encoding ABC transporter permease: MSFVGVVRKDLLDVRRSNLIRGIGLLYLAFTVLFFWGTGSSGDPDMYLSLWSMIAIAVLIVPLIALVAAYLSVAGERQSGNLKFLLSYPNSRRDVVLGKLIARSIVVGGAITFAYAVGLALALYYYSDVVIGDFIAFVGLTLLYAVVYVSIAVGLSAATSTRSRAMGGAIGVWFFLNVFWNAFPINPNTIIEFVANRLGTSVSQNLKDLVWSLSPTGAYMNSMQLVFPDSVAKQTGQDAWIDPNAPFYLDGWFMLVILVAWLLVPPLLGYWRFQRADLG; this comes from the coding sequence ATGAGCTTCGTCGGCGTCGTCCGGAAGGACCTCCTAGATGTCCGGCGATCCAACCTCATCCGGGGGATCGGACTGTTGTATCTCGCCTTCACCGTGTTGTTCTTCTGGGGAACTGGTAGCTCGGGGGATCCGGATATGTATCTCTCGTTGTGGTCGATGATCGCGATCGCCGTCCTCATCGTACCCCTGATCGCACTCGTGGCAGCGTATCTCTCAGTGGCCGGTGAGCGCCAAAGCGGCAATCTCAAATTCCTACTATCGTATCCGAACAGCCGTCGTGACGTCGTCCTCGGAAAACTCATCGCCCGCTCGATCGTCGTTGGTGGTGCGATCACATTCGCTTACGCGGTCGGACTGGCGTTAGCGCTCTACTACTATTCGGACGTCGTCATCGGTGATTTCATCGCTTTCGTCGGATTGACGCTGCTGTACGCCGTCGTCTACGTGAGTATTGCTGTGGGGTTATCCGCTGCCACTAGCACTCGATCCAGAGCGATGGGTGGGGCCATCGGAGTGTGGTTTTTCCTGAACGTGTTCTGGAACGCCTTCCCGATCAATCCGAACACCATCATCGAGTTCGTTGCCAATCGGCTCGGAACGTCCGTCTCACAGAACCTCAAGGATCTCGTCTGGTCGCTCAGCCCGACCGGCGCGTACATGAATTCGATGCAGTTGGTGTTTCCCGACTCCGTTGCCAAACAGACTGGACAGGACGCGTGGATCGATCCGAACGCTCCATTTTACCTTGATGGCTGGTTTATGCTGGTAATCCTCGTGGCATGGCTTCTCGTCCCTCCCCTATTGGGATACTGGCGGTTCCAGCGCGCTGA